A window of Calonectris borealis chromosome 3, bCalBor7.hap1.2, whole genome shotgun sequence contains these coding sequences:
- the NDUFAF5 gene encoding arginine-hydroxylase NDUFAF5, mitochondrial isoform X1 has product MFGGDTLYELRCSLQLAELEREGGFSPHVSPFTAVSDLGHLLSRAGFNTLTVDTDEIQVNYPGLFEVMEDLQGMGESNCSWNRKPLLHRETMLAAAAIYREMYGNSDGSVPATFQIYYMIGWKFHESQARPAQRGSATVSFGDLAKIDGLLSRIKK; this is encoded by the exons ATGTTTGGGGGAGACACTCTCTATGAGCTTCGCTGCTCTTTGCAGCTAGCAGAattggagagggaagggggattTTCTCCTCACGTATCACCGTTCACTGCTGTCTCTGATTTGGGACATCTGCTGTCAAGAGCTGGCTTTAACACCCTGACTGTG GATACTGACGAAATTCAAGTCAACTACCCAGGGTTGTTTGAGGTTATGGAAGACTTGCAAG gtATGGGGGAGAGTAATTGCTCTTGGAATAGAAAACCTCTGCTACACAGGGAGACAATGTTGGCAGCTGCTGCAATATATCGAG AAATGTACGGAAATAGCGATGGCTCAGTACCTGCCACGTTTCAGATCTACTACATGATTGGCTGGAAATTCCATGAATCACAG gcAAGACCAGCCCAGAGAGGTTCTGCAACAGTTTCATTTGGAGATCTGGCAAAAATAGATGGACTtctttcaagaataaaaaaatag